In Chryseobacterium lactis, a single genomic region encodes these proteins:
- the traM gene encoding conjugative transposon protein TraM, translating into MENNENKRISILVEESDQKSEDLISGNDKSKLEKLKKPLIYLLMGIVFLVCLYLIFKPSSDKDENKDSGLNGAVPQATEIGMQSDKQKAYEQAMMDEKNQQKKNMLTSLSDYWNSDSTMQAADPNSGLNENPTNNPSGKSYQAESPALNSYRNAQATLGSFYNSNENYESNELRKEIAGLKRQLDERDANPAPLTVNDQLQLMEKSYQMASKYLPNNGGEQKKSDSTAIRNTGGQKTSFVAFSPMRANVVSALYREPSDREFLENINGERNRGFYTVGVTQQATKVKNSIRACIHENTTIVGEGTVKLRLLEDSKTPDFTIPSGSIVTAGAKFNNGRLSLKVSSIESSGNIFPVEINIYDLDGQLGLNVPYSAEMSAVNEIAANMSQSSGTSIMMSRSAGQQIAGDLSRGLVQGVAGYFSKKVRTPKVMLKAGHQVFLVSKK; encoded by the coding sequence ATGGAAAATAACGAGAATAAAAGAATCAGTATTCTAGTCGAAGAATCTGACCAGAAATCTGAAGATTTAATCAGTGGGAATGACAAATCCAAGCTGGAAAAATTAAAAAAGCCATTGATCTATCTTCTAATGGGAATTGTTTTCCTTGTCTGTCTATATCTGATTTTCAAACCATCGTCCGATAAGGATGAGAACAAAGATTCGGGCCTCAATGGTGCTGTTCCACAGGCAACAGAAATAGGTATGCAGTCCGATAAACAAAAAGCCTATGAGCAGGCAATGATGGACGAGAAAAACCAGCAAAAAAAGAATATGCTCACATCACTTTCCGATTATTGGAATAGTGACAGTACGATGCAGGCCGCCGATCCGAATTCAGGATTAAATGAGAATCCAACAAATAATCCATCAGGAAAGAGCTATCAGGCCGAAAGTCCGGCATTAAACTCCTATCGCAACGCACAGGCGACTTTAGGGTCATTTTATAACAGTAATGAAAATTATGAATCAAATGAACTTCGCAAAGAGATTGCAGGATTAAAAAGGCAACTTGATGAAAGGGATGCGAATCCTGCTCCCTTGACAGTTAATGACCAATTGCAGCTCATGGAAAAATCTTACCAGATGGCGTCCAAGTATCTTCCAAATAATGGTGGTGAGCAAAAAAAGTCAGACAGTACAGCCATTAGAAATACCGGAGGTCAGAAAACATCCTTTGTTGCTTTTTCGCCTATGCGTGCAAATGTGGTTTCTGCACTTTATCGTGAACCTTCAGATCGGGAGTTTTTGGAAAATATTAACGGAGAAAGAAACCGTGGATTCTACACTGTGGGTGTAACCCAACAGGCTACCAAAGTTAAGAATAGTATTCGGGCATGCATTCATGAAAACACAACCATTGTTGGTGAAGGAACCGTGAAATTGCGGCTTCTTGAAGATTCAAAGACTCCTGATTTCACTATTCCCTCCGGTTCTATTGTTACTGCCGGAGCAAAATTCAACAATGGACGTTTAAGCCTAAAGGTTTCTTCAATAGAATCCAGCGGCAATATTTTCCCGGTAGAAATCAATATTTATGATCTGGACGGTCAATTGGGGCTGAACGTGCCATATTCCGCTGAAATGAGTGCCGTCAATGAAATTGCTGCTAACATGAGCCAGTCTTCCGGTACTTCTATCATGATGAGCAGATCCGCAGGCCAGCAAATAGCGGGCGACCTCTCCCGTGGCCTGGTTCAAGGAGTTGCGGGCTATTTTTCAAAGAAAGTAAGAACACCCAAAGTAATGTTAAAGGCAGGTCATCAGGTCTTTTTAGTTTCAAAAAAATAA
- the traN gene encoding conjugative transposon protein TraN, whose product MKSIIKKILITICAMLGFVYSHAQTITDSLNHQLDSEHVEPYHITVTYNKTTHLIFPSAIRYVDLGSEFLTAGKADDADNVLRIKAAVKDFEDESNFSVITDDGKFYSFSVFYSSYPEILTYNLDPMDKSVSNSRANIHLEDLGFSPYVPDQLMEAIYKKNRNNIRHIASRSFGILFSLKGIYIYQGKYYFNTQIQNKTNVSYQIDFINFKIVDKKVAKRTVFQEKPLNIVRTYSDIAEVPDNKTSREVYLLDQFTLDHDKILVIELFEKNGGRHQRLEVENEDLLRAVLLKDLPLKIK is encoded by the coding sequence ATGAAATCGATCATTAAAAAAATATTAATAACGATTTGTGCAATGCTTGGTTTTGTTTATTCGCATGCACAAACAATTACAGACTCATTAAATCATCAGTTAGATTCAGAACACGTTGAGCCTTATCACATCACTGTAACGTATAATAAAACAACGCACCTTATCTTTCCATCTGCGATCCGTTATGTTGATCTGGGAAGTGAATTTCTCACTGCGGGAAAAGCTGATGATGCGGACAATGTATTACGGATCAAAGCAGCAGTGAAAGATTTTGAAGATGAATCCAATTTCTCAGTGATTACGGATGACGGAAAATTTTATAGCTTCAGTGTTTTTTACAGTTCTTATCCCGAGATCCTAACCTATAACCTTGATCCAATGGATAAATCCGTATCAAACTCCAGAGCCAATATACATCTGGAAGACCTGGGTTTTTCTCCTTATGTTCCCGATCAGCTCATGGAAGCTATCTATAAAAAAAACCGGAACAATATCAGGCACATTGCTTCCAGAAGTTTTGGAATTCTCTTTAGTCTGAAAGGGATTTACATATACCAGGGGAAATATTACTTTAATACGCAGATTCAGAATAAAACCAATGTTTCCTATCAGATAGACTTTATAAATTTTAAAATAGTCGATAAAAAAGTAGCAAAACGTACTGTATTTCAAGAGAAACCACTAAATATCGTACGGACTTACAGCGATATTGCCGAAGTTCCGGACAACAAAACGAGCCGTGAAGTTTATCTGCTGGATCAGTTCACACTTGATCATGATAAAATACTTGTAATTGAGCTTTTTGAAAAGAATGGTGGAAGGCATCAACGACTTGAAGTTGAAAATGAGGATCTACTCCGTGCAGTACTATTAAAGGATCTACCACTAAAAATTAAATAA
- a CDS encoding conjugal transfer protein TraO: MKKILSIFLMVLLPFTSILAQRLLPYQKGLQVTAGMFSNDQPKDNYFVNLELTQNHKKGNYHFFSAEYQRRTTFYTENPIPIETYLLSGGYSFHVIGLPNKIVNLNSAVEASGGYQLVNHNKLLLADGSQINNESSFVYGAGGRLTLETYLTNFIILSLQARAKYVWGTNFNQFRPSAGIGLRFNL, translated from the coding sequence ATGAAAAAGATATTAAGCATATTCTTAATGGTTCTATTGCCATTTACGTCAATTTTGGCGCAACGATTACTACCTTATCAAAAAGGTTTACAGGTCACTGCTGGCATGTTTTCCAATGATCAGCCAAAGGACAATTATTTTGTGAATCTGGAGCTGACACAAAATCACAAAAAAGGAAACTATCATTTCTTTTCAGCAGAATATCAGCGTAGGACAACATTCTATACTGAAAACCCCATTCCGATTGAAACTTATTTATTATCGGGGGGATATAGTTTCCATGTTATAGGCTTACCAAATAAAATTGTGAATTTAAATTCAGCAGTTGAAGCCAGTGGTGGTTATCAGTTGGTCAATCACAACAAACTATTGCTAGCGGATGGTTCACAAATCAACAATGAAAGCAGTTTTGTGTACGGTGCCGGAGGCAGGCTGACCCTAGAGACATATCTGACCAATTTTATTATCCTATCCTTACAGGCCAGAGCGAAATACGTTTGGGGAACAAATTTTAATCAGTTCCGTCCTTCCGCGGGTATTGGCCTTCGTTTTAACCTTTAA
- a CDS encoding TraQ conjugal transfer family protein, whose translation MKTFLDTKFQYSWFILLMSIGLLFSCKNDDLDIQQNFPFEVVVLPVNKAIAVGQTEAISMKIKNTGSFSGVQYFFRYFQYDGNGNLIYEIGKTGKKAFLPNKVYFLSDAKSSEITFYYTSQSNVQQSFDIWILDNFGNERQLSFQFNSID comes from the coding sequence ATGAAAACATTCTTAGATACAAAATTCCAGTATAGCTGGTTCATTTTATTAATGAGTATTGGCTTATTATTTTCCTGTAAAAATGATGATCTTGATATTCAGCAGAACTTCCCATTTGAGGTTGTTGTCCTTCCTGTTAACAAAGCAATTGCAGTCGGCCAGACGGAGGCAATTTCCATGAAAATCAAAAATACAGGAAGTTTTTCTGGTGTTCAATATTTCTTCCGGTATTTTCAGTATGACGGAAATGGAAATCTGATCTATGAGATTGGGAAGACAGGGAAAAAAGCCTTTCTACCCAATAAAGTATACTTTCTTTCCGATGCCAAGAGTTCGGAGATCACCTTCTATTACACATCGCAATCCAATGTCCAGCAATCATTTGACATTTGGATACTCGATAATTTTGGCAATGAAAGACAATTGAGCTTTCAATTTAACAGTATTGATTAA
- a CDS encoding type VI secretion system Vgr family protein — protein sequence MFQEEKDLSQTGKYSDKMNYENEFKKNVNIENLKSDALKAQDAISSGNQMFNKPITPNEAEISNKKIWSNQPTSKIFNAHAIPENAIAGINRVINLDIHVEGKQIRHFKHFRLKQKASNHHKFEMVLAHDALGDPENHNLENAQAFLGKRITVVFKYKDVDQSPERNFVGVITEIGFSQEKGSLGDIVFKGYSPTILLDAAPHIQSFGGSQPISLNSVANEVIKEALDQGKFDFRVDSQHGNISYSCQYEETHFNYLSRIAEAYGEQFFYDGEILHFGKLPPQEKPIKLVYGSNLSDVKIKMKAQHVKPTFYGYNSSKDEKFIGSSSKITHTSDIAKRAYEISERTFQTPSLRVAPIKAISFMDIDASQRGTAGSKAAEVLVTSGKTSLPFLYPGCITDIEMRKPDSNETTFFTKLMVIEALHQVDARGYYEGSFKAIASDTGFLPRPEYINPLAEPQFAKVISNTDPQNQGRVQVQLDWQKGQDTTEFIRVMSPDAGSSDKVGKNRGFMSIPEVGDQVIVNYVHLHPDRPFVMGGMYHGGIGAGGGEGNNIKSLSSKSGNKLELNDGEGSVFLTDQGGANMKFDGAGNANTNATKNKSVSVGEKNTVTVGDIHKTDVGNGQSVLTMGKDGVIDLSSLEKLTLKVGDNSLEISTAGIKVNGAKIEITGEGSWSGGNVFIN from the coding sequence ATGTTTCAAGAAGAAAAGGATCTTTCCCAAACCGGAAAGTATTCGGATAAGATGAATTATGAAAACGAATTCAAAAAAAATGTAAATATTGAAAACCTGAAAAGCGATGCTTTAAAAGCCCAAGATGCTATAAGTTCAGGAAACCAGATGTTTAATAAGCCGATAACTCCTAATGAGGCGGAAATTTCCAATAAAAAGATCTGGAGCAATCAACCGACTTCAAAAATTTTCAATGCCCATGCAATCCCGGAAAACGCAATTGCAGGTATTAATCGGGTTATAAATCTTGACATTCATGTTGAAGGTAAGCAAATCAGACATTTTAAACATTTTAGATTAAAACAGAAGGCATCTAACCATCATAAGTTTGAAATGGTTCTTGCCCACGATGCACTGGGAGATCCTGAAAACCATAATCTTGAAAACGCACAGGCTTTTCTAGGGAAAAGAATCACCGTTGTTTTTAAATATAAAGATGTGGATCAAAGCCCTGAGAGAAATTTTGTAGGTGTTATTACAGAGATTGGATTTAGTCAGGAAAAAGGCAGTTTAGGAGACATCGTTTTTAAGGGCTATAGTCCAACGATCCTATTAGATGCAGCTCCACATATACAAAGTTTTGGAGGTTCGCAACCGATAAGTTTGAACAGCGTTGCAAATGAAGTGATTAAAGAAGCCCTGGATCAAGGAAAATTTGATTTTCGTGTTGATTCTCAGCATGGTAATATTTCTTACAGTTGTCAATATGAGGAAACACATTTTAATTATCTGTCAAGAATCGCCGAGGCTTATGGTGAGCAGTTTTTTTATGATGGAGAGATTCTTCATTTTGGCAAATTGCCACCACAGGAGAAACCGATAAAATTGGTTTATGGAAGTAATTTAAGTGATGTAAAGATCAAAATGAAGGCACAGCATGTTAAACCAACTTTTTATGGTTACAATAGTAGTAAAGATGAAAAGTTTATCGGAAGCAGTTCAAAAATTACACATACTTCAGACATTGCAAAACGTGCTTATGAGATTTCAGAACGCACTTTTCAAACACCTTCTTTACGTGTTGCCCCTATCAAAGCGATATCTTTTATGGATATTGATGCTTCCCAAAGAGGTACGGCAGGGAGCAAAGCCGCTGAGGTACTCGTTACCTCTGGGAAAACAAGTTTGCCATTTCTTTATCCAGGATGCATAACGGATATAGAAATGCGAAAACCGGACTCCAATGAGACTACTTTTTTTACGAAATTAATGGTTATTGAAGCTCTTCATCAGGTAGATGCCAGAGGCTATTATGAAGGATCATTTAAAGCAATTGCCTCCGATACGGGCTTTCTTCCAAGACCGGAATATATCAATCCATTAGCGGAGCCCCAGTTTGCAAAAGTAATATCCAATACCGATCCACAAAATCAAGGAAGAGTACAGGTACAGCTTGACTGGCAAAAGGGCCAGGATACCACGGAGTTTATCCGCGTTATGTCACCAGATGCTGGAAGCAGCGATAAAGTTGGAAAAAACCGGGGATTTATGTCAATTCCGGAAGTTGGTGACCAGGTAATTGTCAATTATGTCCATCTGCATCCTGATCGGCCTTTTGTTATGGGAGGAATGTATCACGGTGGGATTGGCGCCGGAGGAGGAGAAGGAAATAATATCAAAAGTCTTAGTAGTAAAAGTGGAAATAAGCTAGAATTGAATGACGGTGAAGGATCTGTTTTCCTTACAGATCAAGGTGGTGCGAACATGAAATTTGATGGTGCCGGGAATGCGAACACCAATGCTACCAAGAATAAATCTGTTTCAGTTGGTGAAAAAAATACGGTAACTGTTGGAGATATCCACAAAACAGATGTTGGAAACGGTCAAAGTGTTCTTACCATGGGAAAAGATGGTGTTATTGATTTAAGTTCGCTGGAAAAGCTAACCTTAAAAGTTGGTGACAACAGTCTTGAAATTTCAACGGCAGGAATTAAGGTCAACGGAGCAAAAATAGAAATTACTGGTGAAGGTTCCTGGAGTGGTGGAAACGTATTTATTAATTAA
- a CDS encoding DNA polymerase III subunit alpha has product MLLNLHSYYSLRYGTISVKDLIEGIRKYGFDTAVLTDMNNSSATIDFIRQCREAGINGLAGMEFRNNCKLLYIGIAKNEKGFRELNEFMTAHNRDKTLLPPIAPGFRDVFIIYPYGSIQEAALRDNEFIGIRPSELTRYIVAPKRFMDRYVILSPVSFKQDDFQLHKQLRAIDNNILISQLPADQMAEKDEIFVHKEKLMQIYGLVPELIANTEKLLSECRFDFDFKGSKNKKTFTGNRYDDKQLLFKYAMDGFERRYGSNDKIARDRVLHELDIIHELNFSSYFLITDDICRYARNRNFHYVGRGSGANSIIAYCLGITDVCPIELNLYFERFLNPKRKSPPDFDVDFSWRDRDEIYDYIFKRYQGEHTALMGAMGTFRDRSIIRELGKVYGLPKPEIDRLISDPSNMLNKNEVTRTILGVYNQMADFPNQRTIHASGVLISENPLTCYSALDYPPKNLPTMQFDMYVAEEIGFEKFDILSQRGIGHIEDCREIVRTNRGEAIETSDPKRFFNDPKIADQLRSAHTVGCFYIESPAMRQLISKLKCDDYLTLVAASSIIRPGVASSGMMGTFIERHLNPEKVEYIHPAFKQELEDTYGVMVYQEDVMKIGHRFGGLDLADADVLRRMMSGKYRNKNHMLEIEDKFFSHCRNQNYPEEISREVWRQMESFAGYSFNKAHSASFAVESYQSLFLKTYYPLEFMVAVLNNHGGFYDREVYVNEAKKAGANICLPCINRSIFDTSIIGKDIYLGFDCILNLETKLAQSISEERKKNGPYLGIEDFNQRTGAGLEQIIILIRCGAFGFLDVDKKELLWEAHLILNSNKNMNFQLGQLFQSSNEKPKLPVLITDPLEDIYDEIELMGFPVSGSIFDLAKSNYRGNACADNMSLFAGQTVRIVAYMVAEKWVKTKTGKPMKFGTFLDNNGDFIDTVHFTQSLLKFPLRGKGLYLIEGRVTIEYGCPSIDVQRCAKMPIRPDPRSI; this is encoded by the coding sequence ATGCTGCTCAATTTACATAGTTATTATAGTCTACGATATGGTACAATAAGCGTAAAGGATCTGATTGAGGGTATCCGCAAGTATGGATTTGACACAGCTGTACTCACGGACATGAATAATTCTTCAGCAACAATTGATTTTATCAGACAGTGCAGGGAAGCTGGTATAAATGGACTTGCAGGAATGGAATTTCGTAATAATTGTAAGCTTCTCTATATCGGAATCGCAAAGAACGAAAAAGGTTTCAGGGAACTCAACGAATTTATGACTGCCCACAATCGTGATAAAACATTATTGCCACCAATAGCACCTGGCTTTCGGGATGTTTTTATAATTTATCCTTATGGAAGTATTCAAGAAGCTGCTCTTCGGGATAATGAATTTATAGGAATACGGCCTTCGGAGCTTACCCGTTATATCGTTGCTCCAAAACGTTTTATGGATCGATATGTAATCCTTTCCCCCGTATCATTTAAACAGGATGATTTTCAGTTGCATAAACAGTTGCGCGCTATTGATAACAATATTCTGATATCACAGCTTCCTGCTGATCAGATGGCGGAGAAAGATGAAATATTTGTTCATAAGGAAAAATTAATGCAAATATATGGCCTGGTTCCTGAGTTGATTGCAAATACAGAAAAGTTACTTTCAGAATGCCGTTTTGATTTTGACTTCAAGGGTTCCAAAAATAAAAAGACTTTTACGGGAAACCGTTATGACGATAAACAATTATTGTTTAAGTACGCTATGGACGGGTTTGAACGACGGTATGGATCAAATGACAAAATTGCCAGAGATCGGGTTCTGCATGAACTGGATATCATTCATGAGCTGAATTTTTCCAGTTATTTCCTCATAACCGATGATATATGCCGTTATGCAAGAAACAGGAACTTTCATTATGTCGGTAGAGGCAGCGGAGCCAATAGTATTATCGCATACTGTCTTGGGATAACTGATGTTTGTCCAATCGAACTGAACCTTTATTTTGAACGGTTCCTTAACCCTAAAAGGAAAAGTCCACCCGACTTTGACGTTGACTTTTCATGGCGGGATCGGGATGAGATATATGATTATATTTTCAAAAGATATCAGGGCGAACATACTGCTCTCATGGGAGCAATGGGAACTTTTCGTGACCGTTCGATCATAAGGGAACTTGGAAAGGTTTATGGACTTCCCAAACCTGAAATTGATCGACTGATCAGTGACCCCTCCAATATGCTCAACAAAAATGAAGTTACCAGGACAATCCTGGGAGTTTATAATCAAATGGCAGATTTTCCCAATCAACGTACGATACATGCCTCCGGTGTGCTGATATCGGAAAATCCGCTGACCTGCTATTCTGCGCTGGATTATCCGCCCAAAAACCTGCCGACAATGCAGTTTGATATGTATGTTGCCGAGGAAATAGGGTTTGAAAAATTTGATATTTTATCACAGAGAGGAATCGGACATATTGAGGATTGCAGGGAAATCGTTAGAACCAATAGGGGCGAAGCCATCGAAACTTCCGATCCTAAACGTTTCTTTAACGATCCAAAGATTGCAGATCAGCTAAGGTCAGCCCATACCGTCGGATGCTTCTATATTGAATCCCCGGCAATGAGGCAGCTCATAAGTAAATTGAAATGCGATGATTATTTGACGCTTGTCGCTGCAAGTTCAATAATTAGACCCGGAGTAGCGTCGTCGGGAATGATGGGGACTTTTATTGAAAGGCATCTAAACCCTGAAAAAGTTGAGTATATCCATCCGGCATTTAAACAGGAACTCGAAGATACCTATGGTGTAATGGTATATCAAGAAGATGTAATGAAGATCGGTCACCGCTTTGGGGGATTGGATCTGGCTGATGCGGACGTACTGCGTAGAATGATGTCCGGCAAATACCGAAATAAGAATCATATGCTCGAAATTGAAGATAAATTTTTCTCCCATTGCAGGAACCAGAATTATCCGGAAGAAATATCCCGTGAAGTATGGCGGCAGATGGAAAGCTTTGCCGGATATTCGTTTAATAAAGCGCACTCCGCATCTTTTGCCGTGGAGAGTTACCAAAGCCTTTTTTTGAAGACTTACTATCCGCTTGAATTTATGGTTGCAGTGCTGAATAATCATGGCGGTTTCTATGACCGTGAAGTGTATGTGAACGAAGCAAAAAAAGCAGGCGCTAATATTTGTCTGCCCTGTATAAACAGAAGTATATTCGATACCTCAATAATTGGTAAAGATATCTACCTTGGTTTTGACTGTATTTTGAATCTGGAAACAAAACTGGCACAGTCGATCTCAGAAGAACGGAAGAAAAATGGCCCGTATCTGGGGATTGAAGATTTCAATCAAAGGACAGGAGCAGGGCTTGAACAGATCATCATTCTGATACGTTGCGGAGCCTTCGGATTTCTTGACGTTGATAAAAAGGAACTGCTGTGGGAGGCACATCTGATCCTTAATTCCAATAAAAACATGAACTTTCAGTTGGGCCAACTCTTCCAGAGTTCAAACGAAAAACCGAAACTTCCAGTCCTCATTACCGATCCGCTGGAAGATATTTATGATGAGATTGAACTGATGGGTTTTCCTGTTTCGGGCAGTATTTTTGATCTGGCAAAATCAAATTATCGAGGTAATGCATGCGCCGATAATATGTCCTTATTCGCAGGTCAGACGGTAAGGATCGTCGCCTATATGGTAGCTGAAAAATGGGTAAAGACGAAAACCGGTAAACCCATGAAATTTGGAACCTTCCTGGATAACAACGGTGACTTTATAGACACCGTGCATTTCACACAGAGCCTGCTCAAATTCCCCCTTCGTGGAAAAGGATTATACCTGATAGAAGGTAGAGTTACCATTGAATATGGATGCCCATCAATAGACGTTCAAAGATGTGCAAAAATGCCCATAAGACCTGATCCAAGAAGTATATAG
- the dinB gene encoding DNA polymerase IV, whose translation MERTIVHCDLDTFFVSVERLINSDLIGKPVLIGGSSDRGVVASCSYEARKYGIHSAMPMRLARQLCPEAVLVRGDHDLYSKYSDIVTEIIEDKIPVVEKASIDEHYLDMTGMDRFFGSWQLTQELRKTIIKETGLPISFGFSKNKTVSKIATGEAKPCGERKIDEGTERNFLAPLSIRKIPGIGEKTYPLLRNMGISQILTLQQMDVITMRKVLGENGVSIWNKANGIDNNAVIPFSQQKSMSKETTFEQDTIDMDILRRTMLSMVDELAFDLRRDGRLTSCVTVKLRYSNFDTHTMQTKLPFTSSERVISEKVMQLFEKLYSRRMLIRLIGVKFSNLIAGGYQADLFNDTLEDIRLSEAMDRIRIRYGHDSVLRGFALPNL comes from the coding sequence ATGGAGCGGACGATTGTACATTGTGACTTGGATACATTCTTTGTATCGGTTGAAAGGCTGATCAACAGCGATCTTATCGGGAAACCAGTATTGATCGGAGGAAGTTCTGACCGTGGCGTTGTTGCGTCCTGTTCTTATGAGGCCCGCAAGTATGGTATCCATTCCGCCATGCCCATGCGCCTTGCCAGACAGCTCTGTCCCGAAGCTGTGCTTGTGCGGGGCGACCATGATCTTTACAGTAAATATTCAGACATTGTTACGGAAATAATCGAAGATAAAATTCCGGTTGTTGAGAAAGCGTCAATTGATGAACATTATCTTGATATGACCGGAATGGATAGATTTTTCGGTTCCTGGCAATTGACACAGGAACTCCGCAAAACCATTATTAAAGAAACTGGACTCCCCATTTCATTTGGTTTTTCAAAAAATAAAACCGTAAGTAAGATTGCCACGGGCGAAGCGAAACCCTGTGGAGAACGAAAAATTGATGAAGGGACTGAACGGAATTTCCTTGCTCCGCTATCTATTCGTAAAATACCGGGTATCGGGGAAAAGACCTATCCGTTATTGCGCAATATGGGAATATCACAGATCCTTACTTTACAGCAGATGGACGTCATTACCATGAGAAAGGTACTGGGTGAAAATGGCGTCAGCATCTGGAACAAAGCCAACGGTATTGACAACAATGCGGTTATTCCTTTCAGCCAGCAGAAAAGTATGAGCAAGGAGACGACATTTGAACAGGACACAATTGATATGGATATTCTCAGACGGACGATGCTTTCAATGGTGGACGAGCTGGCATTTGATCTGCGTAGAGACGGCAGACTGACTTCATGTGTGACAGTAAAGCTTAGATACAGCAATTTTGATACCCATACCATGCAGACAAAATTGCCCTTTACATCATCCGAAAGGGTTATTTCTGAAAAAGTAATGCAGCTTTTTGAAAAACTATACAGCCGCAGGATGCTGATACGCCTGATCGGTGTAAAATTCAGCAATCTGATAGCAGGTGGATATCAGGCAGATCTTTTCAATGACACACTTGAAGATATCAGGCTGTCTGAGGCAATGGACAGGATAAGAATAAGATATGGGCACGATTCGGTGCTCAGGGGCTTCGCACTTCCAAATTTATAA
- a CDS encoding XRE family transcriptional regulator yields the protein MTLQTFLADNIRYLRMQKTQLSQEKIAEAIGITRDRYSKYENGKVSLPLEVLVALSKFYHLSTDLLLTVDLRKYRLEEMVNLPDNRILLPIKTDEMGENKIEIVPFKASMGYLMSYADPDYIESLQTMSLPFLRNGKYRAFPVEGDSMPPHKDGAYIIGRYIESLNDIKIGKTYIFLTHEGITYKRLSAVQPTALEVMADNSFYKPYNILLKDLLEVWEFTSSIAVEESQQNELLLDNTTIIKMFNEIKSDLSKLTS from the coding sequence ATGACATTACAAACTTTTTTGGCCGACAACATCAGGTATTTACGGATGCAGAAAACGCAGCTTTCACAAGAGAAAATAGCCGAGGCCATAGGTATAACAAGAGATCGCTATTCTAAATATGAGAACGGAAAAGTTTCTCTTCCTCTGGAAGTACTTGTGGCGCTTTCTAAATTTTATCATTTAAGTACCGACTTACTTCTTACCGTTGACCTTAGAAAATATAGGTTAGAAGAAATGGTCAATTTACCTGACAACAGAATCCTACTTCCTATAAAAACCGACGAGATGGGTGAAAATAAAATCGAGATTGTTCCATTCAAAGCTTCAATGGGCTATCTTATGAGCTATGCAGATCCTGACTATATAGAGTCCTTACAAACTATGTCTCTGCCGTTTCTTCGAAATGGAAAATATAGAGCCTTTCCAGTAGAAGGTGATTCTATGCCACCTCATAAAGACGGTGCTTATATAATCGGAAGGTATATAGAATCACTGAATGACATTAAGATCGGGAAGACATATATTTTTTTAACACATGAAGGAATTACCTATAAAAGATTATCGGCAGTACAACCGACCGCATTGGAGGTTATGGCCGACAACTCTTTTTATAAGCCATACAATATTCTTTTGAAAGATCTTTTGGAGGTTTGGGAATTTACGTCGAGTATTGCTGTCGAGGAATCACAACAAAATGAACTTCTGTTGGACAACACTACTATTATCAAAATGTTCAATGAAATCAAATCGGATCTTTCAAAATTAACATCGTAA